In Brevibacillus brevis NBRC 100599, a single genomic region encodes these proteins:
- a CDS encoding ROK family protein produces MQVPKKTGNSKLVKKLNKEEVLQQVVLHGQISRADISKQTQLSRPCVSALVDEMIQEGLLQEVGMGDSKGGRKPILLEYNYQAYAIAGAIFEGSTLDMAIADMKGEFLARYRKRLAQPANGETVIEDLAAGLDRLLRESGIPRERLLGMGVGLQGVTQRGSGTVSFSPSTGWMGSPIQQTIEARLGLPVIIDNDVNMMTLGEYVRGAGVGHTNVVYMYVGTGIGAGIILDGQFYRGSREAAGEIGFMMIGPVHNRPNGASGVFETHYSIPGIQEQAKGFLSDLQEGSSVIEELIRHAKHNPEAEKLLADVYRHWAYGMANIISILNPEILILSGEMVHVDGEGVKQIHEWLREWVPEVPNLEKASLGERAGLIGAVHSVLEAFPFTRLLDKE; encoded by the coding sequence GTGCAAGTTCCCAAAAAAACAGGTAACAGCAAACTCGTGAAAAAACTGAATAAAGAAGAAGTATTGCAGCAGGTCGTCTTGCACGGGCAGATTTCCCGCGCGGATATTTCCAAACAGACACAGCTCAGCCGTCCATGTGTTTCTGCCCTCGTAGATGAAATGATCCAGGAAGGACTCCTGCAAGAAGTAGGAATGGGTGATTCCAAAGGCGGCCGCAAGCCGATTTTGTTGGAGTACAACTACCAGGCGTACGCCATTGCTGGCGCGATTTTTGAAGGCTCTACCTTGGATATGGCCATCGCAGATATGAAAGGTGAATTCTTGGCTCGCTATCGAAAACGGCTGGCACAACCAGCGAATGGCGAAACCGTCATCGAAGATTTGGCAGCTGGACTGGATCGTTTGCTACGTGAAAGCGGCATCCCGCGAGAGCGCCTGCTCGGAATGGGCGTCGGTTTGCAAGGGGTCACACAGCGTGGCAGTGGAACCGTCAGCTTTTCACCCAGCACAGGCTGGATGGGTTCACCGATTCAGCAGACCATCGAAGCGCGGCTCGGACTGCCCGTCATTATCGACAATGACGTGAATATGATGACACTGGGCGAGTACGTCCGTGGAGCAGGAGTCGGCCATACCAACGTCGTCTACATGTACGTAGGAACGGGGATTGGGGCCGGGATCATTTTGGATGGACAGTTTTATCGGGGGAGTCGTGAGGCAGCAGGAGAAATCGGCTTCATGATGATCGGCCCGGTACATAATCGACCGAATGGCGCGTCAGGCGTGTTTGAGACGCATTATTCGATTCCGGGCATCCAAGAGCAGGCTAAGGGATTTCTCTCTGACCTTCAGGAAGGGTCGAGTGTCATAGAAGAGCTGATCCGGCACGCCAAACATAATCCAGAAGCAGAGAAGCTTCTTGCAGATGTGTATCGACATTGGGCGTACGGAATGGCGAACATCATCAGTATTTTGAACCCGGAAATATTGATCCTGAGCGGGGAGATGGTCCACGTCGATGGTGAAGGGGTGAAGCAAATTCACGAATGGCTGAGAGAATGGGTGCCCGAGGTGCCTAATCTTGAAAAAGCAAGTCTGGGGGAACGAGCTGGTTTAATTGGTGCTGTCCACAGTGTTTTGGAAGCGTTTCCTTTCACGCGACTGCTTGACAAAGAGTGA